A window of the Sphaerobacter thermophilus DSM 20745 genome harbors these coding sequences:
- the ruvX gene encoding Holliday junction resolvase RuvX, protein MASSSQPGRRLIALDVGARRVGVAVSDELGLIASPVESVDMKRDGMDRLVALIERYDPERIIIGLPLGMSGREGPQAAATRAFAQQLRGRVDRPIIFWDERLTTFMADQSLIEAGHRRARRKQHVDAVAAALILQSYLDSQRA, encoded by the coding sequence GTGGCGAGCAGCTCGCAACCGGGTCGTAGACTGATCGCGCTCGACGTCGGGGCGAGACGCGTCGGCGTCGCCGTCAGCGACGAGCTGGGGCTGATCGCCAGCCCGGTCGAGTCGGTCGACATGAAGCGCGACGGCATGGACCGCCTCGTCGCGTTGATCGAGCGCTACGACCCGGAGCGCATCATCATCGGCCTCCCGCTCGGCATGTCCGGCCGGGAGGGCCCGCAGGCCGCCGCAACCCGCGCCTTCGCCCAGCAACTCAGGGGGCGTGTGGACCGCCCCATCATCTTCTGGGACGAACGCCTGACCACCTTCATGGCCGATCAGAGCCTCATCGAAGCCGGCCACCGCCGCGCCCGCCGCAAGCAGCACGTCGACGCCGTCGCCGCCGCCCTCATCCTCCAGAGCTACCTGGATTCGCAGCGAGCGTGA
- a CDS encoding GmrSD restriction endonuclease domain-containing protein — translation MANMRYSVTQAAVGTLFTWIESGDIAIPEIQRPFVWDAVKVRNLLDSLFQGFPVGYLITWRNPDVKLKDGTVSAGRRILIDGQQRVTALMAALLGREVINKNYQRVRLRIAFHPGRQQFEVSNSAIQKDAAWIPDIAVVFDPQTSLFDLVNTYCDRNPGTSRDEVFRSIEALRGITANQIGLIELDHDLDIETVTEIFIRVNSEGVPLSQADFAMSKIAVNETYGGNMLRKAIDYFCHLAVAPEFFDTVQADREFARSEFFPHLSWLRQENDDLYDPSYTDMLRVAFTSEFRRGRLEELVALLSGRNFETRQYEEAIVEESFAKLKNGILRFMNETHFKRFLMIIRSAGFVDSSMVSSQNTLNFAYILYLTLRDARIPDADIERYVRRWFIMSILTGRYSAAPETAIDYDIRQIQEQGIATYAENVIHAELSDTFWESLLPQLMTTSVASSPYFRVFQAAQVKMNDRGFLSQDISVRDLIEVKSDLHHIFPRHFLKSHGMSRGQYNQIANYAVTQSEINIAIGSKEPGVYFRELREQCQGGPRRYGNITDLDMLRENLRAHCIPEGMEEMTVEDYPAFLAERRKLMARKIRRYFESL, via the coding sequence ATGGCGAACATGCGCTACTCCGTCACCCAGGCGGCAGTAGGCACCCTGTTCACCTGGATCGAGTCGGGAGACATCGCTATCCCTGAGATCCAGCGGCCCTTTGTCTGGGACGCAGTGAAGGTGCGAAACCTGCTGGACTCGCTGTTCCAGGGCTTTCCCGTCGGTTACCTCATCACCTGGCGCAATCCGGATGTCAAGCTCAAGGACGGAACCGTTTCCGCTGGCAGGCGCATCCTCATTGACGGTCAGCAGCGAGTGACGGCGCTCATGGCGGCGCTGCTTGGGCGCGAGGTGATAAACAAGAACTACCAGCGCGTGCGACTTCGCATTGCGTTCCACCCCGGGCGCCAGCAGTTTGAGGTTTCCAACTCTGCCATTCAGAAAGACGCTGCCTGGATCCCTGACATCGCCGTCGTGTTCGACCCACAGACGAGCTTGTTCGACCTCGTCAACACTTACTGTGACCGGAATCCGGGCACCAGCCGTGACGAGGTGTTCCGCAGCATCGAGGCACTGCGTGGGATTACGGCCAACCAGATCGGCCTGATTGAACTCGATCACGACCTCGACATCGAAACCGTCACCGAGATCTTTATCCGCGTGAACTCAGAAGGCGTCCCGCTTAGCCAGGCCGACTTCGCGATGTCGAAGATCGCTGTCAATGAAACATACGGCGGGAACATGCTGCGCAAGGCGATCGACTACTTCTGCCACCTGGCTGTTGCGCCCGAGTTCTTCGACACGGTTCAGGCCGACCGCGAGTTCGCCCGGAGCGAGTTCTTCCCGCACCTGAGTTGGCTGCGACAGGAGAATGATGATCTGTACGATCCGTCCTATACGGACATGCTTCGGGTCGCATTTACCTCCGAGTTCCGACGCGGCCGCCTGGAAGAGCTCGTGGCGCTGCTCTCCGGGCGAAACTTTGAGACGCGCCAGTACGAGGAGGCCATCGTCGAGGAGTCGTTCGCCAAACTGAAGAACGGGATCTTGCGCTTCATGAACGAAACGCACTTTAAGCGTTTCCTCATGATCATCCGCTCGGCGGGGTTCGTCGACTCCTCGATGGTTAGTTCGCAGAATACGCTCAATTTTGCCTATATCCTCTACCTCACGCTCCGCGATGCGAGGATCCCAGATGCGGATATTGAGAGGTACGTGCGCCGTTGGTTCATCATGTCTATCCTGACCGGCCGATACTCTGCAGCACCTGAGACCGCCATCGACTACGATATTCGCCAGATCCAAGAGCAGGGTATTGCCACCTACGCGGAGAACGTCATCCACGCGGAGCTGTCCGACACCTTTTGGGAGTCGCTTCTGCCGCAGTTGATGACGACCTCGGTCGCGTCGAGCCCCTACTTCCGTGTGTTCCAGGCGGCGCAAGTCAAGATGAACGATCGGGGATTCCTCTCTCAAGACATTAGCGTCCGCGACCTGATCGAGGTCAAGTCGGATCTGCACCATATCTTCCCGCGCCATTTCCTCAAGAGTCACGGAATGTCCCGTGGGCAGTACAACCAAATCGCCAACTACGCGGTCACCCAAAGCGAGATCAATATCGCCATCGGTAGCAAGGAGCCGGGTGTCTACTTCCGCGAGCTGCGAGAGCAGTGTCAGGGTGGACCGAGACGCTACGGGAACATCACTGATCTTGACATGCTCCGCGAGAACCTTCGGGCGCATTGCATCCCCGAGGGAATGGAAGAAATGACGGTTGAGGATTACCCCGCATTCCTGGCGGAGCGCCGCAAGCTGATGGCTCGCAAGATTCGGAGGTATTTCGAGAGTCTGTGA
- a CDS encoding cyclic-di-AMP receptor: MKLIIAVVQNEDADAVIDALLETDFRATRLASTGGFLRRGNTTIMIGVQDHQVDQVLDVIRHEARARAQQGEGTEVQTSAATVFVLNLEDYHRL; the protein is encoded by the coding sequence ATGAAGCTGATCATTGCCGTCGTTCAAAACGAGGACGCCGATGCGGTCATCGACGCCCTCCTGGAAACCGACTTCCGTGCGACCCGCCTCGCCAGTACCGGCGGCTTCCTGCGGCGTGGCAACACCACCATCATGATCGGCGTGCAGGATCATCAGGTGGATCAAGTGCTCGACGTGATCCGGCACGAGGCCAGGGCTCGCGCCCAGCAGGGTGAGGGCACCGAGGTGCAGACCTCTGCTGCCACCGTGTTCGTGCTCAACCTCGAGGACTACCACCGGCTCTGA
- a CDS encoding site-2 protease family protein produces the protein MHPRPALAVRFLGSSLSIPLGWLFITLAAAGFTLSTLRPSADSSIGVPHWYLAGTLLIAGAFGSLLLHEVGHAAVARRLGYDPGRLALYPFGGARAGFNDPGTPRQNTLVALAGPLTSLALGLVLGLIWWLLPTEPVLLRRDVGYLAAVNIALAGINLLPGYPLDGGRIFRALVWYLHDDYTIGTRAAVVYGQFIAFIAFAGGLALLGSGRALAVWGLWMVLVGWAMSRAAREEMARTFFVVAGAEISAGEIVAGINPRIDAAQSIDAALDVLLAQEHGGPALVEEDGRVVGILPLDRLRRFRRAEWPHRTVAEAMVPLAGLPRLEDDASVRDVLVWLSEVEAGVLLVTHGGEVIGAIDRRLAVTRLLDRARARKRLVHR, from the coding sequence ATGCATCCCCGACCCGCCCTCGCCGTCCGCTTCCTTGGCTCCTCACTCTCCATCCCGCTAGGATGGTTGTTCATCACGCTGGCCGCGGCCGGTTTCACCCTGAGTACCCTCAGACCGTCCGCAGACTCATCCATCGGCGTACCGCACTGGTACTTGGCTGGAACTCTGCTAATTGCGGGAGCCTTCGGCTCGCTCCTGCTCCACGAGGTCGGGCACGCTGCGGTCGCGCGCCGGCTGGGTTATGATCCCGGCCGCCTGGCGCTTTACCCCTTCGGCGGAGCGCGGGCCGGATTCAACGACCCGGGGACACCCCGCCAGAATACCCTCGTAGCTCTGGCCGGACCGCTCACCTCACTGGCGCTGGGCCTGGTCCTTGGGCTGATCTGGTGGTTGCTTCCGACGGAGCCGGTGCTGCTGCGGCGCGATGTCGGCTATCTGGCCGCGGTCAACATCGCGCTGGCCGGCATCAACCTCCTCCCCGGGTACCCGCTCGATGGGGGCCGCATCTTCCGCGCGTTGGTGTGGTACCTGCACGACGACTACACCATCGGCACCCGCGCCGCCGTCGTGTACGGGCAGTTCATCGCCTTTATCGCCTTCGCCGGAGGACTGGCGCTCCTCGGCAGCGGGCGTGCGCTCGCCGTCTGGGGCCTGTGGATGGTCCTGGTCGGCTGGGCAATGAGCCGGGCTGCCCGTGAGGAGATGGCGCGCACGTTCTTCGTCGTCGCGGGCGCCGAGATCTCGGCCGGGGAAATCGTCGCCGGGATCAACCCGCGCATCGACGCCGCGCAGTCGATCGATGCCGCACTCGACGTGCTCCTGGCGCAGGAGCACGGCGGGCCGGCGCTCGTGGAAGAGGACGGTCGGGTGGTGGGGATCCTCCCGCTCGACCGGCTGCGGCGCTTCCGGCGCGCGGAGTGGCCGCACCGTACGGTCGCCGAGGCGATGGTTCCCCTTGCCGGCTTGCCCCGGCTGGAGGACGACGCGAGCGTGCGTGATGTCCTCGTCTGGTTGTCCGAGGTTGAGGCCGGAGTGTTGCTCGTCACGCACGGCGGCGAGGTCATCGGCGCGATCGACCGGCGGCTCGCCGTGACCCGGCTCCTCGACCGTGCCCGAGCGCGTAAACGGCTCGTCCACCGTTGA
- the hflX gene encoding GTPase HflX — protein MGRRLQTNPTAERALLVAVDWRNDGWDLESSLTELAHLAETDGLVVVGSVTQRLPKPNMTHYVGSGKLEEIRALKDTLHYDVVLVNDELSPGQLRHLEDALDAKVIDRTALILDIFARRAQTHEGRLQVELAQLEYRLPRLTRMWTHLSRQAVGGVGLRGPGETQLEVDRRQARRRIALIKSQLQEVHRHRELYRNRRRRQNIPVIALVGYTNAGKSTLLNRLTDAGVLAEDKLFATLDPTTRRVTLPSGRTVLMTDTVGFIHNLPTFLVAAFRATLEEILEASVIVHVMDVTHPKAAEQAETVRTVLEDLGADSRPKVTALNKIDRLGDGLTPDQIAADLNLPPTYVPISAATGAGVDLLLQRVEEILTEQQRLVPVRVVVPYSEAGLVDLFHRAGKVDSERFGEHGTLLAGHLPVDLLPRFEPYRETAGTR, from the coding sequence ATCGGACGCAGACTCCAAACCAACCCCACCGCCGAGCGCGCGCTGCTGGTCGCCGTCGATTGGCGCAACGATGGGTGGGATCTGGAATCCTCGCTGACTGAGCTGGCCCATCTGGCCGAGACCGACGGCCTCGTCGTTGTGGGATCCGTGACCCAGCGCCTCCCCAAGCCCAACATGACCCACTACGTGGGCTCCGGGAAGCTGGAGGAGATCCGCGCGCTCAAGGACACCCTGCACTACGATGTCGTGCTCGTCAACGATGAACTGTCCCCCGGCCAGCTCCGGCACCTGGAAGATGCGCTCGACGCCAAGGTGATCGACCGCACGGCGCTCATTCTCGACATCTTCGCCCGCCGGGCACAGACACATGAGGGGCGCTTGCAGGTTGAGCTGGCGCAGCTCGAGTATCGCCTCCCCCGGCTGACCCGCATGTGGACGCACCTCTCGCGGCAGGCGGTCGGTGGCGTCGGCCTGCGAGGCCCCGGTGAGACGCAGTTGGAGGTGGACCGCCGGCAGGCGCGGCGTCGCATCGCCCTGATCAAGAGTCAGTTGCAGGAGGTCCATCGCCACCGCGAGCTGTACCGGAACCGGCGCCGGCGCCAGAACATCCCCGTCATCGCGCTCGTCGGGTACACAAACGCCGGGAAGTCCACGCTGCTCAACCGGCTGACAGACGCGGGTGTGTTGGCCGAGGACAAGCTCTTCGCCACGCTCGACCCAACCACCCGCCGGGTAACGCTCCCCAGCGGGCGGACGGTGCTGATGACCGACACGGTGGGCTTCATCCACAACCTGCCCACCTTCCTGGTCGCGGCTTTCCGGGCGACGCTGGAGGAGATCCTCGAGGCGAGCGTGATCGTCCACGTGATGGACGTGACGCACCCCAAGGCTGCCGAGCAGGCGGAGACGGTCCGGACCGTGCTGGAGGACCTGGGCGCCGACAGCCGGCCGAAGGTGACCGCGCTCAACAAGATCGACCGGCTCGGCGATGGCCTCACGCCCGACCAGATTGCGGCCGACCTCAACCTCCCGCCGACCTACGTACCCATCTCGGCGGCGACGGGGGCCGGGGTGGATCTGCTGCTCCAGCGGGTCGAAGAGATCCTCACCGAGCAGCAGCGGCTGGTGCCGGTCCGCGTGGTCGTGCCCTACAGCGAGGCCGGGCTGGTGGACCTCTTCCACCGGGCCGGCAAGGTCGACAGCGAGCGCTTCGGCGAGCACGGCACGCTGCTCGCGGGGCACCTGCCCGTCGATCTGCTCCCACGCTTCGAGCCGTACCGGGAGACGGCCGGGACGCGCTGA
- a CDS encoding roadblock/LC7 domain-containing protein: protein MTGSLGQALQALRDASGLLMVSVVGADGLVVEAAADSGVDAESLSAMAVSGLLMMDALGQELGEGSARQAILEYGESVVILTPLDDDLLLVTVARGDFNLGRMRLIIRRFVDQISSAVAAI from the coding sequence ATGACGGGGTCGCTTGGGCAGGCACTGCAAGCTCTACGAGATGCCAGCGGGCTGCTGATGGTGTCGGTGGTTGGCGCGGACGGCCTCGTGGTTGAGGCCGCCGCCGATTCCGGGGTCGATGCGGAGTCGCTCTCAGCGATGGCCGTGAGCGGCCTGCTGATGATGGACGCCCTGGGGCAGGAATTGGGTGAAGGGTCGGCGCGGCAGGCGATCCTGGAGTACGGCGAGAGCGTTGTGATCCTTACGCCGCTGGATGACGACCTGCTCCTGGTGACCGTGGCCCGCGGCGACTTCAACCTCGGTCGGATGCGCCTCATCATCCGGCGCTTCGTCGATCAGATTTCCAGCGCCGTCGCCGCCATCTGA
- the purM gene encoding phosphoribosylformylglycinamidine cyclo-ligase, with protein sequence MSTEKPVYGGKASYRDAGVDIDAADAAKGQIARLVSATHGPQVVRGVGHFGAFFQAPGPDNPFVLVSSADSVGTKILVAEIAGQHESIGVDLVNHCVNDILACGARPLFFLDYIAAERFPEGLIEALVRGMTDACRKAGCALIGGETAQLPGIYQPGTYDLAGFIVGSVHRDRIVDGATIRAGDLLVGLPSSGLHTNGYSLARAAFGLDPKDAAARERLAATPAWADRPLGELLLEPHRSYLPVVEPLLDTGVLRGMAHITGGGIAGNVGRVIPEGLEAVIDVRSWEPPALFRGLQQAGNIDSAEMYRVFNMGVGFVLIAAPGDAQQLAAQLEGARIIGEVQAAPEGQQTRARYVGLADAGGD encoded by the coding sequence GTGAGCACGGAAAAGCCAGTTTACGGTGGCAAGGCCAGCTATCGGGACGCAGGTGTCGATATCGACGCCGCCGACGCCGCGAAGGGGCAGATCGCCAGACTGGTCTCCGCCACTCACGGACCGCAGGTAGTGCGAGGCGTCGGCCACTTCGGTGCCTTCTTCCAGGCGCCTGGGCCGGACAACCCCTTCGTCCTGGTGTCGAGCGCCGACAGTGTCGGCACCAAGATCCTCGTCGCCGAGATCGCCGGCCAGCACGAGTCGATCGGTGTCGATCTGGTGAACCACTGCGTCAACGACATCCTGGCCTGCGGCGCCCGGCCGCTCTTCTTCCTCGACTACATCGCAGCCGAGCGTTTCCCCGAGGGCCTGATCGAGGCGCTGGTGCGCGGAATGACCGACGCCTGTCGGAAAGCCGGCTGCGCGCTGATCGGCGGTGAGACGGCGCAGCTCCCAGGCATCTACCAGCCCGGGACTTACGACCTGGCCGGCTTCATCGTCGGCAGCGTCCACCGGGACCGCATCGTCGACGGGGCTACGATCCGCGCTGGCGACCTGCTCGTCGGTCTGCCGAGTTCCGGCCTGCACACCAACGGTTACAGCCTGGCACGAGCGGCGTTTGGGCTCGATCCCAAGGACGCCGCCGCCCGTGAGCGACTGGCAGCCACGCCCGCGTGGGCCGACCGCCCGCTCGGGGAACTCCTGTTGGAGCCGCACCGCTCCTACCTGCCGGTCGTTGAGCCGCTGCTCGACACGGGGGTCCTCCGCGGCATGGCCCACATCACCGGCGGAGGGATCGCGGGGAACGTCGGGCGCGTCATCCCGGAGGGGCTGGAGGCCGTGATCGACGTCCGCTCGTGGGAACCGCCGGCGCTGTTCCGCGGCCTGCAGCAGGCGGGCAACATCGACTCCGCCGAGATGTACCGCGTGTTCAACATGGGCGTGGGCTTTGTCCTGATCGCCGCACCCGGTGATGCGCAGCAGCTCGCCGCCCAGCTTGAGGGCGCACGCATCATTGGTGAAGTCCAGGCGGCCCCGGAGGGGCAACAAACCAGAGCGCGCTACGTGGGACTGGCCGATGCCGGTGGTGACTAA
- a CDS encoding roadblock/LC7 domain-containing protein — translation MMIPFDRALSNLVVTEEDTAQITACLQRLIADSGASYSMVLDRAGQILAWESDSIRPEMQHLGALLAATYASTREMARLLNEDGFRTLLQEGLREKIFTETVQDDWLLVVIFDHQAHLGLVKVLAKRATTVLSGILDLVRERSMQANQTPRLAQVRKATTDTIDLLFKDDSSGTKDPSSK, via the coding sequence ATGATGATTCCGTTTGACCGGGCACTCAGCAACCTGGTCGTCACCGAAGAGGACACGGCGCAAATCACGGCGTGCCTGCAGCGGCTCATCGCGGACTCCGGAGCCAGTTACAGCATGGTGCTGGACCGCGCCGGGCAGATCCTCGCCTGGGAGAGCGACAGTATCCGGCCAGAGATGCAGCACCTGGGTGCGCTGCTGGCAGCGACCTACGCCTCCACCCGGGAGATGGCCCGGCTGCTCAATGAAGACGGCTTCCGGACCCTCCTCCAGGAGGGGCTCCGGGAGAAGATCTTCACCGAGACGGTCCAGGACGATTGGCTGCTCGTCGTCATCTTCGATCACCAGGCCCACCTCGGGCTGGTCAAGGTGCTCGCCAAGCGAGCCACGACCGTGCTCTCCGGCATCCTGGACCTCGTGCGCGAGCGCAGCATGCAGGCAAACCAGACGCCGCGTCTCGCGCAGGTGCGCAAGGCGACCACCGATACGATCGACCTGCTTTTCAAGGATGACTCGAGCGGGACGAAGGACCCTTCGAGCAAGTAA
- a CDS encoding GTP-binding protein, producing the protein MALINVAAREIHGKIVYYGPGLSGKTTNLQYIHSRIPAHTKGELLSIETETERTLFFDFLPLDLGKVHGFTIRFHLYTVPGQVLYERTRVAVLNGTDGVVFVADAQRDRLADNLQSLRELAQNITAQGKRFLDFPLVMQYNKTDLPDALPTPVLDRYLNTIKAPRFEAVAVTGKGVFETLRAISKLVVNKL; encoded by the coding sequence ATGGCGCTGATCAACGTCGCGGCCCGCGAGATCCACGGCAAGATCGTCTACTACGGCCCGGGCCTTTCGGGCAAGACGACCAACCTGCAGTACATCCACTCGCGGATCCCCGCCCACACCAAGGGGGAACTCCTCTCCATTGAGACGGAGACGGAGCGCACCCTCTTCTTCGACTTCCTCCCGCTCGACCTGGGCAAGGTGCACGGCTTCACCATCCGCTTCCACCTCTACACCGTGCCGGGGCAGGTGCTCTACGAGCGCACCCGCGTGGCGGTGCTCAACGGCACCGACGGCGTCGTCTTCGTCGCCGACGCGCAGCGCGACCGCCTGGCCGACAACCTGCAGAGTCTCCGCGAGCTGGCACAGAACATCACCGCGCAGGGCAAGCGTTTCCTCGATTTCCCACTAGTGATGCAATACAACAAGACCGACCTGCCGGATGCCCTGCCCACGCCCGTGCTCGACCGCTACCTGAACACAATCAAGGCCCCGCGCTTTGAGGCGGTCGCGGTGACCGGCAAGGGCGTCTTCGAGACCCTGCGGGCGATCTCCAAACTCGTCGTCAACAAGCTGTAG
- a CDS encoding MoaD/ThiS family protein: MEVFVRLGPGFSQLAGVPRLTISLEPGATVHDLLGHLRQRYPTLGAALGSALPVVRGTSVSADHPLAPGDEVAFLKPVSGGSAGR; this comes from the coding sequence ATGGAGGTATTCGTCCGGCTGGGGCCTGGTTTCTCCCAACTCGCCGGGGTCCCACGACTCACCATATCGCTGGAACCGGGCGCCACCGTGCATGACCTGCTCGGCCACCTCCGCCAGCGCTACCCAACGCTGGGGGCCGCGCTCGGCTCGGCCTTGCCGGTCGTCCGCGGAACCTCCGTGAGCGCCGACCATCCGCTGGCGCCCGGCGACGAGGTCGCGTTCCTCAAACCGGTGTCGGGCGGCTCGGCAGGGCGCTGA
- a CDS encoding acetamidase/formamidase family protein — translation MAIKVQAGHETVFVDTFTNGILSPTGPMLGPVRDGGHIVANTAPGCWGPMITPAIRGGHEVTQPVAVEGAEVGDAIAIRIKDIVVTSIATASGNDQVMAGRFLGDPYVAGRCPECGTLYPETRIEGIGPTAVRCVNCGADATPFIFTNGYTIAFDENRQVGVTLHQQAAESIAREAERYAALPENSIQNPILTFAPHDLVGVVARMRPFLGQLGTTPAIDMPDSHNAGDFGSFLVGAPHEYGITVDQLAHRTDGHLDVDAVRAGAILICPVKAPGGGVYMGDMHALQGDGEIAGHTCDVSGVVTLQVHVIKGLNIDGPILLPVAEDLPFLAKPLTAEERARAEALAQAWGVPALEESAPISVIGTGPDLNSATDNGLQRAADLLEMTVPEVKNRATITGAIEIGRHPGVVQVTFRAPLDRLEKRGLLPYVRDQYGID, via the coding sequence ATGGCCATCAAAGTCCAGGCGGGACACGAGACCGTCTTCGTCGACACCTTTACCAACGGCATCCTCAGCCCGACCGGACCGATGCTCGGTCCGGTTCGAGACGGCGGCCACATCGTCGCCAACACCGCACCCGGCTGCTGGGGGCCGATGATCACCCCGGCCATCCGTGGCGGCCACGAGGTGACTCAGCCCGTCGCCGTCGAGGGCGCCGAGGTCGGCGATGCGATCGCGATCCGGATCAAGGACATCGTGGTCACGTCGATCGCGACCGCCTCCGGCAACGATCAGGTCATGGCCGGGCGCTTCCTCGGCGACCCCTACGTCGCCGGGCGTTGCCCCGAGTGCGGCACGCTCTATCCCGAGACCCGTATCGAGGGGATTGGCCCCACGGCCGTCCGGTGCGTCAACTGCGGCGCCGATGCCACCCCCTTCATCTTCACGAACGGCTACACCATCGCCTTCGACGAGAACCGCCAGGTCGGGGTCACCCTACACCAGCAGGCGGCCGAGTCGATCGCGCGCGAGGCCGAGCGCTACGCCGCCCTGCCGGAGAATTCGATCCAGAACCCGATCCTCACCTTCGCGCCGCACGACCTCGTCGGAGTCGTCGCTCGCATGCGCCCCTTCCTGGGTCAGCTCGGCACCACCCCGGCGATCGACATGCCCGACTCCCACAACGCGGGCGACTTCGGTTCGTTCCTCGTCGGCGCACCCCACGAGTACGGCATCACCGTGGATCAGCTCGCGCACCGCACTGACGGCCACCTCGACGTGGACGCCGTGCGGGCCGGGGCGATCCTGATCTGTCCTGTCAAGGCACCGGGCGGTGGCGTCTACATGGGTGACATGCACGCACTGCAGGGCGACGGTGAGATTGCCGGGCACACCTGCGACGTGTCGGGCGTCGTGACGCTGCAGGTGCATGTCATCAAGGGCTTGAACATCGACGGGCCGATCCTGCTGCCAGTCGCTGAAGATCTGCCCTTCCTGGCCAAGCCACTCACCGCCGAGGAGCGCGCCCGCGCCGAGGCGTTAGCACAGGCCTGGGGCGTTCCGGCGCTGGAGGAGTCGGCACCCATCTCCGTCATCGGCACCGGGCCTGACCTGAACAGCGCAACCGACAATGGCCTGCAGCGCGCGGCGGATCTTCTCGAAATGACGGTCCCCGAGGTCAAGAACCGCGCGACTATCACCGGTGCGATCGAGATCGGCCGACACCCGGGCGTGGTGCAGGTCACCTTCCGTGCGCCACTCGACCGGCTGGAGAAGCGCGGCCTGCTCCCCTACGTTCGCGATCAGTACGGGATCGACTAG
- a CDS encoding HD domain-containing protein has translation MSAYEEHQEPPEQDPALRRAEAAATLETPDPEHSRHVAVLALSLFDQLREPLDLPAEGRELLAAAALWHDVGQRIRLADHHRLSYEVIRDSVAREFTPEERLAIANIARYHRGAAPSLEHTGYRSLPRRLRPLVDQMAALLRIAEALDASHLQVVREIRCTVGPDAVTVRVRAREYPMMEVERAHARSGLFRDVFQRDIVFIPEIRTGEPDAPPTA, from the coding sequence ATGAGCGCGTACGAAGAACACCAAGAGCCACCGGAACAGGATCCCGCGTTGCGGCGGGCCGAAGCGGCCGCCACGCTTGAGACGCCCGACCCGGAGCACAGCCGGCACGTCGCCGTGCTGGCGCTGAGCCTGTTCGACCAGCTCCGCGAGCCGCTCGACCTCCCCGCCGAGGGGCGAGAGCTCCTTGCCGCTGCCGCGCTGTGGCACGATGTCGGGCAGCGGATCCGGCTCGCGGACCACCACCGGCTCAGCTACGAGGTGATCCGCGACAGCGTGGCCCGCGAGTTCACCCCCGAGGAGCGACTGGCGATCGCCAACATTGCGCGCTACCACCGGGGTGCCGCCCCGTCGCTGGAGCACACCGGTTACCGGAGCCTGCCGCGCCGGCTGCGGCCCCTTGTGGACCAGATGGCCGCGCTACTGCGCATTGCCGAGGCGCTCGACGCCTCGCACCTCCAGGTGGTCCGGGAGATCCGGTGCACGGTCGGTCCGGACGCTGTCACTGTCCGCGTCCGCGCCCGCGAGTACCCGATGATGGAAGTTGAGCGGGCGCACGCCCGCAGCGGCCTGTTCCGCGACGTGTTCCAACGCGACATCGTGTTCATACCCGAGATCCGGACCGGCGAGCCGGATGCGCCACCGACGGCCTGA